One window of the Colletotrichum lupini chromosome 9, complete sequence genome contains the following:
- a CDS encoding leucine Rich Repeat family protein: MSVATGERTLCCYSNVNLPVWHTRNRDVASSQLEITFSVQEAPFRPSPCSRSCRTHTISARMDEKQAPGRPSGIPRMSRLPLPRTAASAPAPAPAPAVRPSPSREGLNSSIRNPRLRPAASRDQLASAAALKQTEPRSLPTRPKREIQPPATRKTELRAPAATLRSSRSVPRLQPKESIIQKPPTPPEEPQRSFTPRSTSVTRSPSEDNVATPSSSRLGDPITLTKDTSSPQVADDDAEPDLPDFDTLRTTPFRPRPSLSERTIETLQQLQSSPSLSKKTSTFFDPDGTMRPRSRAGSGHSRPGSSYTSDGSVRPTSRHSRPGSSSGAEENPFANARPAANAYRPLGAIEGTPARRVSSIRSLRAPSLRATPQSSPSGPSTTSAIQVTQSPSPTRPTGIMAPPPPKAGAKTLAARPLKPRASVQGLYKKPSLPTMAQPAPTASVASPQPKKLTPSKSYGSLRRPGPSKIGAPPPATSKDAEEFGENPAAKSSNALREQIAKARAAKRAADRQAAEAASAPSAAPVAESSALAQSEPPIIPQDDGFDFGIAVTQDPFNTQRSENSQKKVIQQRLGTARSSGRLNIAAMGLKEIPVEVLKMYDSESMGTYDGSWAETVDLTRFVAADNELETIDDSIFPDVTAEEMAQDEDSNGNIFGGLEAMDLHGNSLISLPMGLRQLPLLTSLNLSQNRLANNCLEVITQVKALRDLKLANNLLYGPLDPIFSNLENLEIFDLHGNNVSSLPPGIESLSRLRVLNLSENSFESLPFASLSKLPLTELLVKKNKLTGTLIEDGAESLPTLQMLDLSCNQLTRLVPSGSVINLPVVHQLIISMNRIQELPDVSSWCSLMTLNADENAISEFPNGFTALEKLRHVDFSANDIRVVPPEISRMDNLTMIRLAGNPLRDKKFVSATTEELKEVLAGRLEPPPPFKEEDTAVPDEAHLDEPHSIQPDTTPAPTVEAIVRDNHSDEDDFATPPTSSPTSPARARSQTLANETWPVKQGVLDRSNTKSASLHPVVCSKVAADNKVIEIQLRHNLFTCFPNSLSFFADSLAALSLAHNQLVGESYLTEELDLPALRELNLVSNHITSLSPLTTHLVAPQLEKMDVSLNRITALPPDLRSVFPRLVVLLAANNHLIELDPDTIKGMEVVDAGNNDIAHLNPRLGLLGGTGGLKRLEVAGNRFRVPRWNVLERGTDATLRWLRGRVPVAEMASWKVSEGDTGNTSDTSLDDVD; this comes from the exons ATGTCCGTTGCGACGGGAGAGAGGACATTGTG CTGCTACTCGAACGTGAATCTGCCCGTTTGGCACACGAGAAACCGCGACGTTGCGTCATCCCAACTTGAAATTACCTTC AGCGTTCAGGAAGCACCTTTCCGACCTTCTCCATGCTCTCGGAGCTGTAGAACACATACCATATCCGCCAGAATGGACGAGAAGCAGGCACCCGGGAGGCCTAGTGGGATTCCTCGCATGTCCCGTCTGCCTCTTCCAAGAACAGCAGCTTcagctccagctccagctccagctccCGCTGTTCGACCATCTCCATCGCGAGAAGGCCTGAACTCGAGTATACGAAATCCTCGCCTCCGCCCAGCTGCTTCACGAGACCAATTGGCCTCAGCCGCTGCTCTCAAGCAAACGGAGCCTCGCAGCCTTCCTACGAGACCGAAACGCGAAATTCAGCCTCCAGCCACGAGAAAGACAGAACTGAGAGCTCCCGCTGCTACGCTGAGATCTTCCCGAAGCGTGCCTCGACTGCAACCAAAAGAATCGATAATCCAGAAACCCCCTACACCCCCAGAAGAACCCCAACGGTCATTCACTCCTCGCTCGACAAGCGTTACGCGAAGCCCGTCCGAGGACAATGTCGCTACCCCAAGCTCGAGTCGTCTGGGCGATCCGATTACCCTGACCAAAGACACGAGCAGCCCACAAGTCGCCGATGATGATGCCGAGCCTGATCTTCCAGACTTTGACACGCTGAGAACGACACCATTCAGACCTCGTCCGTCCCTTTCCGAACGAACCATCGAGACCCTTCAGCAACTACAATCTTCCCCTTCTCTAAGCAAAAAGACGTCCACATTCTTCGACCCAGATGGCACTATGCGGCCCCGCTCACGCGCCGGCAGCGGCCACTCGAGACCTGGCTCAAGCTACACCTCCGATGGCTCCGTGCGGCCCACGTCCCGGCACAGCAGACCAGGTTCGAGCTCTGGTGCTGAAGAGAACCCATTTGCTAATGCTCGACCGGCTGCGAACGCGTACCGACCTCTTGGCGCCATTGAGGGCACCCCAGCTCGCCGTGTATCTAGCATCCGTTCCCTACGAGCACCATCACTGAGAGCTACACCCCAGTCGTCACCTTCTGGACCGTCGACTACTTCGGCGATACAAGTCACCCAAAGTCCCAGCCCAACGAGACCAACTGGCATTAtggcaccaccaccacccaaaGCTGGAGCAAAGACGCTGGCTGCTCGCCCTCTCAAGCCCCGCGCCTCGGTTCAAGGACTTTACAAGAAGCCTTCCCTGCCAACAATGGCCCAGCCAGCTCCAACGGCGTCTGTTGCTTCGCCGCAGCCCAAGAAATTGACACCGTCCAAGTCTTATGGATCTCTACGAAGGCCTGGACCGTCAAAGATTGGTGCTCCACCTCCTGCTACTTCAAAGGATGCTGAAGAATTTGGAGAAAATCCAGCGGCAAAGTCCTCCAACGCTCTGCGAGAACAAATTGCCAAGGCCCGGGCAGCCAAGCGCGCTGCAGACAGACAAGCTGCGGAGGCAGCATCGGCTCCAAGCGCAGCGCCGGTTGCAGAGTCTTCTGCGCTAGCCCAGTCTGAACCACCCATCATCCCACAGGACGACGGGTTCGACTTTGGCATCGCTGTCACGCAAGACCCTTTCAACACTCAGAGATCGGAGAACTCTCAGAAGAAGGTCATTCAACAGCGGCTCGGCACTGCCCGCAGCAGTGGCAGACTCAACATCGCGGCCATGGGCCTCAAGGAGATCCCGGTCGAGGTTCTCAAGATGTACGATTCAGAGTCCATGGGCACTTACGATGGCTCATGGGCTGAGACTGTCGATCTGACTCGCTTCGTAGCTGCGGATAACGAGCTGGAGACTATCGATGACTCCATCTTCCCAGATGTCACAGCAGAGGAGATGGCACAGGATGAGGACTCGAACGGCAACATCTTTGGCGGCTTAGAGGCGATGGACTTGCACGGCAATTCGCTAATCTCTTTGCCAATGGGATTGAGACAGCTTCCTCTGCTCACATCGCTCAACTTG TCGCAAAATCGACTCGCAAACAACTGCCTCGAAGTCATCACCCAGGTCAAGGCCCTCCGAGACTTGAAGCTCGCCAATAATCTTCTTTACGGACCCCTCGATCCCATCTTCTCGAACCTCGAGAACCTCGAGATCTTCGACCTTCACGGAAACAACGTATCATCGCTTCCACCTGGCATCGAAAGTCTATCGAGGCTGCGCGTTCTTAACTTGAGCGAGAACAGCTTCGAATCCCTGCCTTTTGCGAGTCTGTCCAAGCTCCCACTGACGGAACTGCTGGTGAAGAAGAACAAGCTCACGGGAACGCTGATTGAAGATGGGGCCGAGTCCCTCCCAACCCTTCAGATGCTCGACCTATCCTGTAACCAGTTGACACGCTTGGTACCTTCAGGATCAGTCATCAATCTGCCTGTCGTCCATCAACTCATCATCTCGATGAACCGCATACAAGAGCTACCCGATGTCAGCTCTTGGTGCAGCCTCATGACCCTGAACGCCGACGAGAACGCTATTTCCGAGTTTCCCAATGGTTTCACCGCTCTTGAGAAGCTTAGGCATGTTGACTTTTCTGCCAATGACATTCGCGTGGTACCACCCGAGATTAGCAGGATGGATAACTTGACCATGATTCGGCTCGCTGGCAACCCGTTGCGCGACAAGAAGTTTGTTTCTGCCACCACAGAAGAGTTGAAGGAAGTCCTCGCCGGCAGGCTTGAGCCGCCTCCGCCCTTCAAGGAGGAGGATACCGCTGTGCCCGACGAGGCACACCTCGACGAACCCCATAGCATCCAACCAGACACTACTCCCGCACCTACAGTCGAAGCTATAGTTCGCGATAACCACTCGGACGAGGACGACTTCGCTACCCCTCCCACCTCTTCGCCGACATCACCAGCACGAGCGCGTTCGCAGACGCTAGCCAATGAGACATGGCCTGTCAAGCAAGGTGTTCTGGACCGATCAAATACCAAATCAGCTTCGTTGCATCCTGTGGTGTGTTCCAAGGTCGCGGCCGACAACAAGGTCATTGAGATCCAGTTGCGTCACAACCTTTTCACCTGCTTCCCGAATTCACTGTCCTTCTTCGCCGATTCTCTTGCCGCCCTGTCTCTTGCGCATAACCAACTGGTCGGCGAATCTTATTTGACAGAGGAGCTTGACTTGCCGGCCCTGCGTGAGCTGAACCTCGTCAGCAACCACATCACCAGCCTTTCGCCGTTGACCACGCACTTGGTTGCCCCGCAGCTAGAAAAGATGGACGTTTCGTTGAATCGCATCACTGCCCTTCCGCCTGACTTGCGCTCAGTTTTCCCCAGGCTCGTCGTCCTTTTGGCAGCAAACAACCACTTGATCGAGCTTGACCCAGACACCATTAAGGGCATGGAGGTTGTCGATGCTGGTAATAACGACATTGCACACTTGAACCCGAGACTTGGCCTTCTAGGTGGCACTGGCGGGCTCAAGCGTCTAGAGGTCGCTGGCAATCGCTTCAGAGTTCCTAGGTGGAACGTTCTTGAACGGGGTACGGACGCTACCCTGCGGTGGCTAAGAGGGCGGGTGCCAGTAGCGGAGATGGCATCGTGGAAGGTCAGCGAGGGTGACACTGGCAACACTTCCGACACCAGCCTCGATGATGTAGATTAA